A window of Heptranchias perlo isolate sHepPer1 chromosome 43, sHepPer1.hap1, whole genome shotgun sequence contains these coding sequences:
- the mus81 gene encoding crossover junction endonuclease MUS81 isoform X2, with protein sequence MFASNVEYGMKEPVPSCPNPLFLQWLVEWRDIAMEKQHKSQVVYDKAIRSLTMYPLPLRNGREAKILYGFGDGICNRLDEKLSEYYTQHGIDAQIQSACDPFPVSPTRAEYKKKPSKSSPAKGSSCWAMESVSDEEDTADLRPSPSKRKRPENREEQEYKPQKRSGGHALLLTFYREAKKPKYRGFMTKAELQRKAQPLCRMSFTHFKASYRYNAWSSISALIQKDLVIKTGFPARFTLTEKGFKLGEKLNAEHLEQERMEATQPGATGAMELGHAEEGEDDQLPAMPTTETSTQPQLFHTVYNGEPTGTATGVLLADSQESAESQSTSSSGIHVLQPPFTHIPEFTFSPGEFDVVLCIDFIETTAGASHRKRELVTELRKNKIDFDVRKLHVGDFLWVAREKVQHSAGQLHSPRARELVLDYVVERKRMDDLCGSIVDGRFREQKFRMKRCGLRNRIYLVEDCSFVKHLSLPESTLQQAIVNTQVVDGFFVKRTKDVKESAAYLTIMTRFLQNLYLQKTLLSCRKEEQAACSRKDTDSNTCVLLTFCDFNEGAMKNRAQTVKEVFAKQLMQINGISGEKAVAILGHYDSVARLMRAYEECPTAVGREKLLCNIKCGNTQRNLGPALSKTVSQLYCTEGPLC encoded by the exons GCCATACGATCCCTAACAATGTACCCACTGCCTCTGCGGAATGGGAGAGAAGCAAAAATTCTTTATGGCTTTGGTGATGGAATTTGTAATCGGCTGGATGAGAAGCTGTCTGAATACTACACTCAGCATG GTATAGATGCCCAAATTCAATCTGCATGTGACCCATTTCCCGTAAGCCCAACCAGGGCAGAGTACAAGAAGAAACCAAGCAAAAGTTCCCCAGCGAAAGGGTCGAGTTGCTGGGCTATGGAGAGCGTGTCGGATGAAGAGGATACTGCAGATCTGAGACCTTCACCTTCA AAAAGGAAGAGGCCGGAAAACCGAGAGGAACAAGAGTACAAGCCACAGAAGCGATCAGGCGGACACGCGCTCTTACTAACGTTCTACCGAGAGGCGAAG AAGCCAAAATACCGGGGCTTCATGACGAAAGCTGAACTGCAAAGGAAAGCGCAGCCCTTGTGCAGGATGTCGTTCACTCAC tttaaAGCAAGCTACCGATACAATGCCTGGTCTTCAATCAGCGCCTTGATTCAGAAGGACCTCGTGATAAAGACTGGTTTTCCAGCCAG ATTCACACTGACTGAGAAAGGCTTTAAGCTGGGCGAGAAGCTGAACGCGGAACATTTGGAGCAAGAACGGATGGAGGCAACACAGCCTGGGGCGACTGGAGCGATGGAGCTTGGTCACGCTGAGGAAGGGGAAGACGACCAGCTACCAGCGATGCCAACTACAGA GACCAGCACCCAGCCGCAGCTGTTTCACACGGTGTACAACGGAGAACCGACCGGCACAGCCACAGGCGTCTTGTTGGCTGATAGCCAGGAATCCGCAGAATCCCAGAGCACGAGCTCCAGCGGCATCCACGTCCTGCAGCCTCCATTTACGCACATTCCCGAATTCACGTTCAGTCCCGGGGAATTTGACGTCGTCCTGTGCATCGATTTTATTGAAACGACAGC TGGAGCAAGTCACAGGAAACGGGAACTAGTAACAGAACTGAGGAAGAATAAAATCGACTTTGATGTTCGAAAACTTCACGTCGGGGACTTCCTGTGGGTCGCTCGGGAGAAGGTGCAGCACTCTGCAG GACAGCTTCACAGTCCCCGGGCACGGGAATTGGTGCTGGATTACGTGGTGGAGAGGAAGAGGATGGACGATTTGTGCGGCAGCATCGTGGATGGGCGCTTCCGAGAGCAGAAA TTCCGAATGAAACGCTGTGGGCTGAGGAATCGTATTTATCTGGTGGAGGACTGCAGCTTTGTCAAACACCTGAGCCTCCCGGAAAGCACTCTCCAACAAGCTATAGTGAACACACAG GTCGTGGATGGATTTTTTGTTAAGCGTACCAAAGACGTGAAGGAGTCGGCAGCCTACCTCACAATCATGACCAGATTCCTGCAGAATCTGTACCTG CAAAAGACCCTCCTGAGCTGCAGGAAGGAGGAGCAGGCCGCGTGTAGCAGGAAGGACACGGACTCCAACACCTGCGTTCTGTTGACGTTCTGCGACTTCAACGAGGGAGCCATGAAGAACAGG GCACAGACTGTGAAGGAAGTATTTGCCAAGCAGCTCATGCAGATCAACGGTATCAGTGGAGAGAAAGCAGTCGCCATTCTGGGCCATTACGATTCTGTGGCCAG ACTGATGAGAGCCTATGAAGAGTGCCCGACTGCAGTAGGGAGGGAAAAGCTGCTGTGCAACATCAAGTGTGGCAACACACAGCG AAATTTGGGACCTGCACTTAGCAAGACCGTATCTCAGCTGTACTGTACTGAAGGACCGCTCTGCTGA